The DNA segment aggaagtggaaaccatagaaagagtgcagaggagatttacaaggatgttgcctggactggggagcatgccttatgagaatagggtgagtgaacttggccatttctccttggagcgaccgatgatgagaggtgacttgatagagatgtacaagataatgagaggcaatgatcgtgtggatggtcagaagcttttccccagggctaaaatggctagcactagagggcatagttttaagatgcttggaagtaggtacaaaggaaatgtcaggggtaacttctctaacttctgctaatgccccacctccccctcgtatcccatccgtcatttatatacacacattctttctctcactctcctttttctccctctgtccctctgactatacctcttgcccatcctctggggttttccccccttcccccttttccttctccctgggcctcctgtcccatgatctcctcatatcccttttgccaatcacgtgtccagctcttggctccatccctccccctcctgtcttctcctatcattttggatctccccctccccctcccacttttaaatctcttactaggtctttcttcagttagtcctgacgaagggtctcggcctgaaacgtcgactgtacctcttcctagagatgcggcctggcctgctgcattcaccagcaactttggtgtgtgttactGGACTTGGTGTTGGGTATTAAGCCTGGTCAGGCGACTAAtatttcagtgggtgagcagttagtgAATAGTgacacaactccttaactttcaggatagctgcAGATAAAGATAGATGTGGTTCTTGTGGAGAttcttaaattggagtagggcaaaatTGTGAGAGCATTAGGCAGGTACTAAGAAGAGTCAATTGGGAACACTTTTTTTCTAGTCTgcccacatcagacatgtggaggtgtttaaagatcaattgcacagagtatcGAAAAGGTATGTTCGTGttagatggaaagataagagaaactTGGACGTCCGGAGAGATGATGAGTTTAGTctggaagagaaaggaaaagtatgtacaGCTTCGAAATTTAGGATCAACTGGAGCGATTTATTAGGAAAAAATGAGAAAGGAACTAAAGAAAGGAATTTGGAAAACAAGGCagagccatgaaaagtccttggtaaGTAGGATTAAGGTTTATTCCAAGGCGTTCTATATATGCATCAGAAGCAAGATGATAACTAGGTACCGGGTAGGACAACTCAAGGATAAAGAtgtaacatttgcttggatgcggagAATGTGAGTGAAGTACTTAACGAGTGTCTTGCTTCAGTATTTATCAAGGACCAGGAAATCAGTGTTGGGTGTACAAATATGTTAGAACACTTAAAAGTCAAGGGTCTTTAAATGTTgggtctcctaatgagtattaaggtggataggtccctagggcctgatgggatttaccccacgTTATTAAGGGAGGCAAAAGACGAAATTGCTGGGGCTTGAACAGTATCTTCGTATCCCCTCTAGGCACAAGCGAGGTTCCGAAAGATTGATGACTGGCCGGTGAGTCTCACGTCAATTattgggaaattgctggagaaaattctttggTTAGTATATAcgacccatggcctaattagggagaagaTTTATGTGGGGCAAGCCGAAGCTTACCAACTTGATTGCGTTTTTAGACAAGGTGACGTGAGAGACTGATgaagataaaacagtggctgttgtctacatggattttagtaaaggaATTTGACTAAATTCCTCATGGGTGTCATAGgggggtggctgggaacagacccaagtgcaagacacagaaactgaagtactagggacaggactaggatacagggcgatggcaaggacatggacaggaaaaccaggaacctggaacaggactggacaagagagctatgatcccgggcttggactccgagccagagactggacaaggacctgggtcttgcctctggctcggaccccagaactagggaaggaggaggcttagcaggcaggcaggacgaggctgcaatcttcaggcttgaggctagagtctagagacttggcttggcttggaaagaggcttgaggctagaggctagagatttggcttggcgagaggctcgaggctcgaggctagaggctggagtcttcaggcttgaggcttggcaggaggctggaggcttgagacttgaggcgaggcgaggctggaggatggaggcaggagacttgaggcgaggcgaggctggaggatggaggcaggagacgaggcgaggcgatgctggaggatggaggcaggagacttgaggcgagtcgaggctggaggcaggagacttgaggcgaggcgaggcgaggctggaggcaggagacttgaggcgaggcgaggcgaggctggaggcaggagacttgaggcgaggcgaggcgaggctggaggcaggagacttgaggcgaggcgaggctggaggccggaggcaggagacttgaggcgaggcttggcaggctcctcctgggcagagcgcggttcacctgggcagggtgcggatcacctgggcagggcgcggatcaccacccgacctgggacagaaccaaccccaggtaacggcaagacggcctggtttacctgggcggaggcaagggacaggaagggagctaggtacagggtggctccaggacaagactgcaggcgagacgaggcgagagttaccggcaagacaaggcaaggcttctggcaaagcaaggcgagacgagaacttcagacgaggcgagagttaccagcaagacaaggcagggcttcaggcgaggaaacagaaggcagagcaagggatacaaggagtaaggacaagaacaatccagccgctACACCCTGGTCTCCgaaggtatttatgcagttaGCCCCTACGAGCATCAGCtgtctcaattagagctcaacaagccaGAAACAGGGTagtcaggaaaacctggagcaagggtcgatggaccggaccgtgaaccggaatacgaacttcacggaccggaccatgacaatgggacactaatccagaagattagaaTGCATGATGTCTGCAGCATATTGGTTCGgtagattcagaactggtttgccttagaaagaagtggtcaaagggacttattccaGTTGGAGACTTGTAattagcggtgttccacagggatctgttctgaaacTTTTGCCGTTTGTGataactgacctggatgaaaatgtgggtaGTAACTTTTCGGATGAtctcaagattggtggagttgtggataatgtagaattCTGGCAAATACAGCTCGATATAGATTATTTGCAGATATAGgcagaaagatggcagatggggtttaacccagataaatgtgaggtgtggcaccttggtagggcaaatgtaaGGAGACAGAACGTTGTTAAGTACAAGGACCTTGCTGAGCAGTGACATCTTGGGGGTTCgagttcatagctccatgaaagaggctacacaggttgatagggtggctcCGTAGGCAATGGGATGCATGCCATATTTTGCTGAGGCAATGACTTAAATATCTCGAGGTTCTGTTGCAAATTTATAGAACTCTAGTTCGGCAacaactggagtattgcatacagttgtgGTCGACACACTGAAGGTAGGCTGTTGAagttttggagaaggtgcagaagagatttacaagaatacTGCCCAAATTAAAGGGCGTATGTTATcatgagagattggacaaacgtGTTGTTCTCTTTGGAGTAGTGTagtctgaggggagacctgataaaagtttgtaagattatgagaggcatagatagagtagagaggAAATATGTTTTTCCCCAGGAAACAATACCGGAGGGtatgtattgaaggtgagaggggatatgtTCAAAgtatggatgcctggaatgcgctgcctggtatggtggcaaAGGCATTAGAGGTTTTAAAGAGTCGTTTAGTAGGcatatgaatatgaggaagatagaaggatatggacattgtggtgggggggggggattagaTGTCGGGCTTTTTATATAGATTTTAGTTggttcggtacaacattgtgatcCGGAGGGCTTGTTCttctgttgtactgttctatgttctatgtcagacAAACGAAGAACTGTTCCATGGAGTACGCTACGCTCCTGTTACCAATTATACATATTTTAATCCCGGAACTTTATGCTTCTGTTTCCATATCACTGTCCGACAACATAACCTACTAACCATAATGTTCTGGATGCAATGATGGTAGGTTATCCGCTCTTTTCTTTGGGCTTTATTATAAAATTCAAACCGCTTGCTCTAATCTCATCTGAAGAGCCCGTGCGAATTTTTACAGTATTTAGTTCATGATTCTGATACTGTCGGTTTATAGAAGTCTGTATTCATATCTTTACATAAATAAATTTACAGTACATGCAGTATCCCTGGATTCTGCTTTTCCCCCAGAATATTTTATCGAGCGTTTCGTACATTGATAATTCAAGAAGACAAAAATCGAGTCCGCGCACTTCGAAAGGATTGTCAATATACTATCCAAGAAGGAATAGCGAACCAGCCAATTTCGCGTGAAACGTGATCCCTGTACTGACTGACAACTCTAAGAGGATGAGCTAcaatagaagaaaggaaaatatgaaGGACAATATTGTTCTCATTTTCTTTTAAAAGACAAGGCGTGATTTTTATTCAATCAATGAAATCGGATTTGCAGCATTTAGCTTTAATTAGCGTGTCACTTCATAATCAATAACCCTAATTATTATGTTCTTCAGTTTTCAAATAACTGATTTTTCGTAAAATAGATTTTGTTGCGCTAATCTAATTTGCAGACAAATAACTGAATAATTAAAGATGAGTGTCGGTTTCGATATTTGGCTAGCACAAGCCAATGAAGCCTTAATGAAGCCTTCAACTGTTTGCGCAGAAAAGTACAACTGCGGGCATACGTCACTTTTCGAATCCgaaaaaaataatttttcattGGAATTTGTGcaggataaaaaaaaattcaggaaaTTGAAATTATCGCCATCCAGTTACATGTTATTCTTATTCTTGCACGTACGTCTTCCTTTGGTCTTTTAAGGCTTTGCCCTTTGCAGCTCAGCATACTCCGTGTTCTTACTCTTTGTCTTGAGCTTTTCTGTTTTTCCTGATTCAGATAATTTTACAGTGGCATATGTCAGTCCTTCCTGCACAGCCTCGTGCTTTACCTGAAAAAAAATTGCGAACATTTTCACTTTTTAAATCACCTTGTGCCTTGCTGATCAGGGACGATGTCAAAGCACCCACGATCCCCTTTAGAACGCACCACTAGTGTCAATACCATAACAATTATTGTCATTTTGCTATAGATTTCATGAGTCACGTGTTACATATGACCTATTATGTACTGCAGAATCTCACTTGTGCGTACGATGACTCCTCTTCACCTTTCTGTCTCCGCTTCCGGCTGGAATTGCTCGTATCTACAGCAGCATAAGTCAGGATTTTATTCTCTTCAACCTGGGTCAGAAATAGAAGTATTTTATATGACTGTTAAATGCGGTAATGAATGGTCTGGTGATTAGTCAGTGAGGAGAATAGCCTAGATTTCATATGAACGTTGAAAGGGgaattgataaaaaaaaacaatgctggTCCAATTGCATAGGCTCTGACCAGTATATAAATATGACTTAATTATGTCGGTTTCAGTAATTCAGTCAACATCAATAAGAGTAATTACTGAATCTAAACATAAGGATTGCATTGGCACACATTAATTATCTAAGTCCGTTATGAATAAAGCTACCAATTTATTTTTCTCCTACATATCCACTTACAGCAATGTCAGAACTACGGTCAGGCAAATGTGCAAATATAATTTGAATGATCCGAGGTAGAGATTATTACTTTTGGAAATGTTCCGCCATATTATTCGCCCCATTCCTATATTTACTGAAACTTAAAACTCATTCGTGTATAAAAATGCACACAAACACGTACCAAATCTTCATGGTCGGCAGTATCAGTATCTCCGTGCTTACCTAGAAATGAATGACATTTACTTAAATATAATATTTCAGATTCTTATGGCTATCCACGACTGTCCGATTCAAGTGGAACAAGAGCTTAGATTTACATTAAGGAAAGTTATGGAACTGAACGCTGAAATACAGAGGGCTGTATTAACTTGACATGGCTGTGAGTAGAATGAACACCATAACGTTAAGATATATTAAGACTTTTACAGAGTGTTTGATAAAAACATCCATCTGCAGCATCGAGGAAAATCAGTGACTGAACATTATTGAACATTAGGTTCAATGAAGGTCAGACGAGAAAAGCGATAAAACTTGCAACACTGCAATACATGTTCCATTTATTCGATCCGTATGTGTTTTTAACGAAAATAACGATCAAATTTCTCACAAAGAGGAAAGGCAAGACTGCTTTCATAGTAGGAGCTGTAGAGAGCACCTCGGGCTTGTGCGGGGAGCTGGAGAGCTTTGATCTCCGAGAATCTTAGAGCACTATTTTTTTCTCGAACAGTCTCCTGGTAGTTTCTGTTTaagtttggtaggttattttgttAGTCTCTGGGATTCCATGTCATTCATATTATTTAAGTGGACGCCTGACTTGTACTTGTTGCGGAATGCTAGTTTTGAGAACGCTCTGTCTCGCAATGTTCCTCGACCGAACCACTGATATTCTGTTGAAATTCTTATGAATAGACTGTGGTTTCTGACTCTGTATCAGGgtctgtctttcctccgcacTTGGACCCAGAACTGTGTGGACATCGCTCGGCTTGAGGTGAGAATGCTACCTGTTCTCATGTCCACAGTCGGAGCTTTTCTTGTCTATGTTCAAGGTCTTTCCGGTTCTCAAAGCTTTGTCATGGTCGAGGCATCCTCGGTTCTCAAGGTCGTCAGTATCTTCAACGTCTTTAAGGTTACTAGGGGCCCTCTAGTTTTCTCATGGCCCATTTAATGTTTCCTCGGTTTTTATCAATGTTGTCTCTGTCTCGAGATCCCGAGGTCCCACTCGAGTTTCGTAGGTGCCTGCCGAGTTCCGCAGATCTCACTGGGCTGTCAGATGCCAgccatagaagcatagaaaacctacagcataatacaggcccatcggcccacaatgctgtgtcgaacatgtacgtacttcagaaattacctaggttacccatagtcctctattccTCTAAGCTACTTAGGGAGACGGTACTGTAATGAGCACTGTAATGGGAGCACGGGAGCATCGGCTCCAAGATTTTCAGAGCACTTAATTTGATTAATAGTTGTTCATTGTTTGGACTTCTTTGTATTTTACCTCGTtctttgtaatgcagtctcctggtgctttcggTTTAAACTTGTTAAATTCATTTTGATAAACTCGTGGGATTCTGTGCTACTTGTATTACTTAAGTGGCCGTCGGAATAGCGCTTATTGCAGGGtcttagttttgagaatgttacagtCAGGATGAGTGCTAATGACTGAACCTAAGTGTGGAGGAAACACTAAAACCCCTGTAAAGATGGCAGGCAGGGCTTATTAATAGGGATTCCAGCAAAACAATGGTAATTCGGCCCAGTCACACTATGAAACATAACTTTCTTACAGCTAGGACTCCACGATAAGTGCAAATCGGGAGTGTGTTTAATCACAGAACGTACAATACccatgtcagtgaaaataaacttatCAAATTTGAAGAAAATC comes from the Mobula hypostoma chromosome 14, sMobHyp1.1, whole genome shotgun sequence genome and includes:
- the LOC134356430 gene encoding uncharacterized protein LOC134356430 isoform X3, translated to MEDRGKWFKELIRSGELDGKFTTIWAFGCAIGGMAILILLIIAGKKCIFMNKSKHGDTDTADHEDLVEENKILTYAAVDTSNSSRKRRQKGEEESSYAQVKHEAVQEGLTYATVKLSESGKTEKLKTKSKNTEYAELQRAKP